The genomic DNA TAAGAAAAGGAGAAAATAAGAAGACAGGTGTTGAAAAACAAGGATCCGGCTTTTGGATGACAGTATTGAAGGTAGAATTAGCCGATTTAGCATTCGCCGTGGATGCTATACTCGCTGCAGTTGCATTTGCTGTTGCATTGCCCGAGACTGGATTGCCCCAAATTGGTGGTTTAGATGGAGGACAATTTTTGGTTATACTAGCAGGCGGAATAATTGGACTTGTTATCATGCGTTTTGCAGCTAATTTCTTTGTTGGAATCTTGAACAAAAAGCCGGGTCTCGAAACCGCAGCATTTCTTATTGTAGGTTGGGTTGGTGTTAAATTAGCGGTATATACTTTGTCTCATCCTGACTTAGCATATTTACCTAAAGGATTCGCAAAATCT from Robertmurraya sp. FSL R5-0851 includes the following:
- a CDS encoding TerC family protein is translated as MDTALILEYLWVLIVLIGLEGILAADNALVIAIMVKHLPEERRKKALFYGLAGAFIFRFGSLFIISFLVDVWQVQAIGALYLLFISITHIIKKFVLRKGENKKTGVEKQGSGFWMTVLKVELADLAFAVDAILAAVAFAVALPETGLPQIGGLDGGQFLVILAGGIIGLVIMRFAANFFVGILNKKPGLETAAFLIVGWVGVKLAVYTLSHPDLAYLPKGFAKSTEWKLTFWAVLLLIAILGWFLSKEKKVEEETS